The Pseudoliparis swirei isolate HS2019 ecotype Mariana Trench chromosome 17, NWPU_hadal_v1, whole genome shotgun sequence sequence GAAACAGGCGTTTGTTCGACGTACTTTTCGCCTGATCTGTCGGAAACAGGCGCTGTGCTTTCTCCAGAAACTTCCTGGCTTTGTCCGGCTGGTTGTTGTTGACTGCAATTCGGGCTATTTTAATGCACCGCTCCGCTTCGTCCTTGTTTGAGTCCATCGCGACAAAGCGGAAATGTTTACTTGCCCTGGGACGCACGGAGATGACGTGTAGAAGCGACCCGGCTCTTAAATAACACGTGGTAACAATTGAGTGGCCCGGCCAGCGTGCCCTTCGTACACCCGACAACAAAGGAGGGTTTTAAACTCTGATACCTAAAGTCAGTGGTTTTGCATAGAGCGGCTCTGGACGTCTTTGTGACACCAGCTGACACTTTCAGAACCACCCGCCATTGCAGCGATTTCTCCAAAAGTGGAAATGGCTTTGGCAGCTTTACACAGCAGGTCAGTTATATTTGCCAAACGTCATATTCTGTATAACGTTACAGTGAGGCAAACTCGTCTGTATTGTTTGACGAATGACACGATCTCAGAAGGCCAAAGGAAACCACCATCGAAGAAACAGCTGAGAAAAAGTCAGAAGAAACCTCCCTGCACGGATCATCTGTCCTGGGAGGAAAGGCTAGCTGATGTGATCACTCCTCTGTGGAGGCTGAGCTATGATGATCAACTAGAGCTCAAGCAAAAGCATCAGGAAATGATACTATCTCAGCTCTCCATGTATCTTACAGGTGACGTGCAATCACAATCATCACCTGTCAGAAGTAAACCTGGCTTCCCTGTCTTGCCTGTTCTGCCATCGCCAGTGAGGGATGGCTACCGCAACAAGTCCACGTTTTCTGTCAACAGAGGAGTGGATGGAAATCCAAAGACAGTTGGTTTTTACGTGGGCACAGGCAGGAAGGGAAACATTGTGTGCGTCAATGGAGATCACCTGCTCAACATGCCGGAGAAGCACACACTGGTAGCCAGGTGTTATCAGGGATTCATGCGTCTCTCGCCCCTGGAGCCGTGCCTGCTGTTCCACACTGGGGGTCACTGGAGAGAGATCACAGTGAGGACCAACGCAGAGGGCCACACCATGGCTATCGTGTACTTTCATCCACAGGAGCTCACCCGAGAAGAGGTGGCAGTCCACAAGGCTGACCTGGTGGAGTACTTTACGCTGGGGCCTGGATCAGTCTGTCAGTTGGACTCATTGCTTTTCCAGGAGAGCACCATGACTCGCTGCACTCACGAGGAATCCCCCTACCAGCTCCTGCATGGTCAGCCACACATATACGAGgaggtaatatatatatatatatataaaacttgtggattaaaaagtgaaatatgTTCCGATGAATACAAGAAGTTTAAAGCAGCACAAAATGTAAATACTCAAAAGTACCTCAAAACTGTTAAATACAGTACTTGGGTAAATGGACTACACTGTATTTTAGTTTTCCCATAATGCATTGTGATCGCATCTCCCAGACAGACCCTACTCATCTGGTAAATGCCCATGACTCCAGTTGCCATTTGTAATGCAGGCTTTCTGGTACAGATtatttatcagaatcagaatcagaaccttttatt is a genomic window containing:
- the trmt2b gene encoding tRNA (uracil-5-)-methyltransferase homolog B, giving the protein MALAALHSRSVIFAKRHILYNVTVRQTRLYCLTNDTISEGQRKPPSKKQLRKSQKKPPCTDHLSWEERLADVITPLWRLSYDDQLELKQKHQEMILSQLSMYLTGDVQSQSSPVRSKPGFPVLPVLPSPVRDGYRNKSTFSVNRGVDGNPKTVGFYVGTGRKGNIVCVNGDHLLNMPEKHTLVARCYQGFMRLSPLEPCLLFHTGGHWREITVRTNAEGHTMAIVYFHPQELTREEVAVHKADLVEYFTLGPGSVCQLDSLLFQESTMTRCTHEESPYQLLHGQPHIYEEVLGFRFRISADAFFQVNQTAAEVLYSTVRNLCFPNPDDGGGGTKVGGTLLDVCCGTGAIGITMSPSVDRIIGIELIEQAVEDARHNAALNEVLNCEFIPGKAEVVLPSVMSQLSSEGGGLVVAVVNPARAGLHYRVVRALRNQPAIRRLVYVSCKLDGEAMRNFRELCCAPDPQKKLTGEAFSPTLAVPVDMFPHTLHCEVVLLFER